One Paenibacillus sp. FSL W8-0186 genomic window carries:
- a CDS encoding GNAT family N-acetyltransferase gives MIRYRRPKQDDPVIINLVKKELVPHSSMSRPELEKAIRDIPRRLTQGITLVASPYYEADPVAFIHFVIHGELLFIDMMAVASQHQRKRHGKTLMAHAENLAGSRGCTRAKVLVDQENTRAHLFYQKYGYETIRYIPVSRCFELEKRLLLRL, from the coding sequence ATGATTCGTTATAGAAGACCCAAGCAGGATGATCCCGTCATTATCAATCTTGTGAAAAAGGAGCTTGTCCCTCATTCGAGCATGTCCCGGCCGGAGTTGGAAAAAGCAATTCGGGATATTCCCAGGCGTCTCACTCAAGGGATAACGCTGGTTGCTTCCCCTTATTATGAGGCCGATCCCGTCGCTTTTATCCATTTCGTGATCCATGGGGAGCTGCTGTTCATCGACATGATGGCCGTAGCCTCCCAGCATCAGCGGAAACGCCACGGCAAAACCCTGATGGCGCATGCCGAAAATTTAGCCGGTTCCAGAGGGTGCACCAGGGCAAAAGTTCTGGTGGACCAGGAGAATACCCGGGCCCACCTGTTTTACCAAAAGTACGGCTATGAAACCATAAGATATATCCCTGTTTCGCGATGCTTTGAGCTGGAAAAAAGGCTGCTGCTGCGGCTTTAA